One window from the genome of Methylophaga thalassica encodes:
- the recG gene encoding ATP-dependent DNA helicase RecG, producing the protein MVADNGLSQPVTSLKGVGGKVAERLVKIGVQQVQDLLFHLPLRYQDRTRLMPLGALRLQQEVLVEGTIQLSQVKFGRRRSLLCHISDGTGSLILRFFHFSKAQQLQLEKGRKIRCFGEVRNGPSSFEMVHPEYQLIDAGKIVPVDSELTPVYPTTEGLHQLSLRKLITQALASLENGLMPELVIPEARCHNVADFSLTEALKFVHQPPPDAPVQQLIDRQHPAQKRLAYEELLAQQLTMKKLRQQTQHHRAPALNPDPAQREALLNQLPFPLTKAQQRVLTEIEADMTKPFPMQRLVQGDVGSGKTVVAALAAIDAVSAGAQAVMMAPTELLAEQHFKTFTQWLTPLGMKVGWCAGKQTAAERRQVLEQLKSGEIKVAVGTHALFQDEVVFNQLGLVIIDEQHRFGVHQRLALRDKGRDVDTMPHQLVMTATPIPRTLAMTAYADLSVSVIDELPPGRTPVTTVVVSDGRRQDVIERVHAACQQNRQVYWVCTLIEESEHLQCQAAEDTATTLQESLPDLKIGLVHGRMKSADKERVMSAFKAGELDMLVATTVIEVGVDVPNASLMVIENAERLGLAQLHQLRGRVGRGQVESHCVLMYHAPLSENGQARLKCLRESNDGFVIAQRDLEIRGPGEVLGTRQTGLPQFRVANLLEDQELLTVMEQAANKMLELAPEKAEALVTRWFAHKLDFGHV; encoded by the coding sequence GTGGTGGCGGATAATGGATTATCACAACCCGTGACTTCATTAAAAGGCGTGGGCGGAAAAGTCGCCGAACGTCTTGTCAAAATTGGTGTACAGCAGGTCCAGGACCTGCTGTTTCATCTCCCTCTCAGATATCAGGACCGTACTCGCTTAATGCCGCTTGGTGCGTTAAGACTGCAACAGGAAGTCCTGGTAGAAGGCACCATTCAACTCTCACAAGTAAAATTTGGCCGCCGTCGTTCATTGTTATGTCATATCTCTGACGGAACAGGTTCATTGATCCTGCGTTTTTTCCACTTTTCCAAAGCTCAACAATTGCAGTTGGAAAAAGGCCGGAAGATTCGCTGTTTTGGAGAAGTACGTAACGGGCCTTCCAGTTTTGAGATGGTACATCCTGAATATCAGTTAATTGATGCCGGTAAAATTGTGCCGGTCGATTCTGAACTGACACCGGTGTATCCAACTACAGAAGGGCTTCATCAACTTTCCCTGCGCAAACTGATTACACAGGCGCTGGCCAGTCTTGAAAATGGTTTGATGCCGGAGTTAGTGATACCTGAAGCTCGTTGTCACAATGTGGCTGATTTTTCTCTGACTGAGGCATTGAAGTTTGTACATCAACCGCCGCCAGATGCACCTGTGCAGCAACTGATCGACAGGCAACATCCTGCACAAAAACGACTGGCTTATGAAGAGTTACTGGCTCAGCAACTGACCATGAAAAAGCTGCGTCAGCAGACACAACATCATCGGGCACCAGCATTAAATCCGGACCCCGCACAGCGCGAAGCTTTGTTAAATCAGTTGCCATTCCCGTTAACTAAAGCGCAGCAACGAGTACTAACGGAAATTGAAGCGGATATGACCAAGCCGTTTCCGATGCAGCGATTGGTACAAGGAGATGTAGGCTCAGGCAAAACCGTTGTAGCGGCACTTGCCGCTATTGATGCTGTCAGTGCTGGTGCGCAGGCTGTGATGATGGCGCCAACAGAACTACTAGCAGAACAGCATTTCAAAACCTTTACCCAGTGGCTGACACCGTTGGGTATGAAAGTAGGCTGGTGCGCTGGAAAACAGACTGCAGCAGAACGACGACAGGTATTAGAGCAGCTAAAGTCAGGTGAGATTAAAGTGGCTGTAGGTACCCATGCCTTATTTCAGGATGAAGTGGTATTTAATCAGCTGGGTTTAGTCATTATTGATGAGCAACATCGCTTTGGTGTGCACCAGCGTCTGGCTTTACGAGATAAAGGCCGTGATGTGGATACCATGCCACACCAACTGGTGATGACGGCAACCCCGATTCCCCGCACACTGGCGATGACCGCTTATGCTGATCTAAGTGTCTCGGTGATCGATGAGTTACCACCCGGAAGAACACCTGTCACTACCGTCGTCGTTTCAGATGGCCGACGTCAGGATGTGATTGAACGTGTCCATGCTGCTTGCCAGCAGAACCGGCAGGTCTATTGGGTGTGTACCTTAATTGAAGAGTCTGAACATTTGCAGTGTCAGGCCGCCGAAGATACCGCGACTACCTTGCAGGAAAGTTTACCGGACTTAAAAATAGGGCTTGTGCATGGCCGGATGAAGTCAGCGGACAAAGAGCGTGTCATGTCAGCGTTCAAGGCTGGAGAGTTAGATATGCTGGTGGCGACCACTGTTATTGAGGTGGGCGTGGATGTGCCCAATGCCAGTTTGATGGTGATTGAGAATGCCGAGCGACTTGGGCTGGCACAGTTACATCAATTGCGTGGTCGGGTTGGACGGGGCCAGGTCGAGAGTCATTGTGTTTTGATGTACCATGCGCCACTGTCTGAGAATGGTCAGGCCAGATTAAAATGTCTGCGTGAAAGTAATGATGGTTTTGTGATTGCTCAGCGTGATCTGGAAATCCGTGGACCCGGTGAAGTTCTCGGTACTCGTCAGACTGGTCTGCCGCAATTTCGCGTTGCTAATTTACTGGAAGATCAGGAACTGTTAACGGTGATGGAACAGGCGGCCAATAAAATGCTGGAGTTAGCTCCGGAGAAAGCCGAGGCCTTAGTGACACGTTGGTTTGCCCACAAACTTGATTTTGGGCATGTTTAA
- a CDS encoding thermonuclease family protein, whose translation MRMILVFITIIIPTVCYPTSVYQSQNEQGRTVFSDQPSDNATLISVKSKPYRYRVSLKRVIDGDTLELQSGQVIRLLGINTPEVLSRYRDGEAGGEQAKKWLKEMLSQPELFIEYDQQQRDKYDRALAHCFLPDGRYLNAMLIEQGLASLTLIPPNLRYSDKLIAAQNKAEQAKKGLWSLSDYRVKRLSELKTGKNYRGWQRIKLKLKSIKYGKKTVFLEANTHFRLAIKKKDITYFGDLKSYLNQTFEVRGWIRRQGKQFYMNVSHPSAIISQ comes from the coding sequence ATGCGAATGATTCTGGTGTTTATCACCATCATCATACCGACTGTTTGTTACCCCACATCGGTTTATCAATCACAGAATGAGCAGGGGCGGACTGTTTTTTCCGATCAGCCCTCTGACAATGCGACCTTAATATCAGTCAAGTCAAAACCCTATCGTTATCGCGTCAGTCTTAAACGTGTGATTGACGGTGATACCCTCGAATTACAATCCGGGCAAGTCATTCGTTTACTGGGCATCAATACCCCTGAGGTCCTGAGTCGTTATCGGGATGGCGAAGCCGGTGGTGAGCAGGCGAAAAAGTGGTTAAAAGAAATGTTAAGTCAGCCGGAGCTTTTTATTGAATACGATCAGCAACAGCGAGATAAATATGATCGTGCTTTAGCTCATTGTTTTTTGCCGGATGGACGTTATTTAAATGCCATGCTGATTGAGCAAGGTCTTGCTTCACTGACATTGATTCCACCTAATTTGCGATACAGCGATAAACTTATTGCTGCACAAAACAAAGCTGAGCAAGCTAAAAAAGGTCTCTGGTCTTTGTCTGACTATCGGGTAAAACGTCTCTCCGAGTTAAAAACTGGAAAGAACTACCGTGGCTGGCAGCGAATTAAGTTAAAACTCAAATCAATAAAATACGGCAAAAAGACGGTTTTTCTGGAAGCGAATACGCATTTCAGATTAGCGATCAAAAAGAAAGATATCACCTATTTTGGAGATTTAAAAAGTTACCTTAATCAAACGTTTGAAGTGCGTGGCTGGATTCGTCGACAGGGTAAACAGTTTTATATGAATGTCAGCCATCCTTCAGCGATAATAAGCCAATAA
- a CDS encoding RelA/SpoT family protein, whose amino-acid sequence MSAKPSVASELDFIQESEPKLTIDDLCYATANYLESGQVDAIRRAYHFADNAHEGQTRRSGERYITHPLAVAHVLAMMHMDYECIMAGLLHDVIEDTALTKADLAAEFGEEVGELVEGVTKLAKAAFETQKHAQAENLRKMLLAMSRDIRVIIVKLADRLHNMRTLGHLRPEKRRRIANETLDIYAPIAQRLGMNLMRCELEDLGFHVLYPIRYRVLQDAVRKSRGNRKEIVTQITASILNRMEQEGLSADIQGREKNLYSLYKKMVSKQLSFSEVMDVYAFRIIVDDVDACYRMLGVVHNLYKPVQGKFKDYIAIPKANGYQSLHTVLFGPYGVPIEVQIRSRDMDHMAEAGVAAHWLYKTGESVGNNLAHRKARQWLQGILEMQKGSGDSMEFLENLRIDLFPDEIYVSTPKGEILTLPRGATAVDFAYAVHSDVGNNCVAARVGRHLVPLSSQLETGESVEIITSPASHPNPAWLNFVVTAKARTNIRNYLRHLQTEEAVLLGRRLLNKHLTAFSTNLDEIPVERFNELINEFELKQFDDLLEDIGLGNHSALLIAQKLVHESTPDTEAQALMIAGTEGMVVSFARCCHPIPGDPIHGYVSSGRGIIIHQRGCKNTSHLRVQNEKWLDVAWSPDVSRDFPVDIMIHVKNQRGVLATIAAVVSESDSNIDNVVVDERDGGYSDLRLTIEVANRQHLARVIRRLRRLDMVERITRIN is encoded by the coding sequence GTGAGTGCCAAGCCATCCGTTGCTTCTGAACTGGATTTTATCCAGGAGTCAGAACCCAAACTGACAATAGATGACTTGTGCTATGCGACGGCAAATTACCTGGAATCAGGCCAGGTCGATGCGATACGAAGAGCCTATCATTTCGCGGATAACGCACATGAAGGCCAAACTCGCCGCAGTGGCGAGCGATACATCACCCATCCGTTAGCCGTCGCCCATGTTCTGGCCATGATGCATATGGATTATGAATGTATCATGGCCGGATTGCTTCATGATGTGATTGAAGACACTGCTCTGACAAAAGCTGACCTGGCCGCTGAATTTGGTGAAGAAGTCGGTGAGTTAGTTGAAGGTGTTACCAAATTAGCAAAAGCTGCTTTTGAAACGCAAAAGCATGCTCAGGCTGAAAACTTAAGAAAAATGCTGCTGGCGATGTCTCGTGATATCCGCGTTATTATCGTTAAGCTGGCAGACCGTCTCCACAATATGCGTACGCTGGGTCATTTACGCCCTGAAAAACGCCGTCGCATAGCCAACGAAACATTGGATATTTACGCACCCATTGCCCAACGCCTCGGCATGAATTTAATGCGTTGTGAGCTGGAAGATCTGGGATTCCATGTTCTGTATCCGATTCGTTACCGTGTGCTTCAGGATGCAGTAAGAAAATCGCGTGGTAACCGCAAAGAAATTGTCACACAGATCACTGCGTCTATTCTGAACCGAATGGAACAGGAAGGGTTGAGTGCTGATATTCAGGGTCGTGAGAAAAACCTGTATAGCCTGTACAAAAAAATGGTCAGTAAACAACTGTCATTCTCTGAGGTGATGGATGTGTACGCTTTCCGCATTATTGTCGATGATGTGGATGCCTGCTATCGGATGCTGGGGGTGGTGCATAACCTGTATAAACCGGTACAAGGTAAATTCAAAGATTATATTGCGATTCCTAAAGCCAATGGCTACCAGTCATTACATACGGTGTTGTTTGGTCCTTATGGTGTGCCTATTGAAGTGCAGATTCGTTCCCGTGATATGGATCACATGGCAGAAGCGGGTGTTGCTGCTCACTGGTTATACAAAACCGGTGAATCAGTGGGTAATAATTTAGCCCACCGTAAAGCACGCCAATGGCTGCAAGGCATTCTGGAAATGCAGAAAGGCTCTGGTGACTCAATGGAGTTTCTGGAAAATCTGCGTATCGATTTATTCCCAGACGAAATTTATGTGTCGACGCCAAAAGGGGAAATTCTGACCCTGCCACGTGGCGCTACAGCGGTCGACTTTGCTTATGCTGTACATAGTGATGTGGGTAACAACTGTGTCGCCGCCCGTGTTGGACGTCATCTTGTACCGCTGAGCAGTCAGCTGGAAACCGGTGAGTCTGTTGAAATCATTACTTCACCCGCTTCACACCCAAATCCTGCCTGGCTCAATTTTGTGGTGACGGCGAAAGCGCGAACCAATATTCGTAATTATTTACGTCATTTGCAGACCGAAGAAGCGGTGTTACTCGGACGTCGTTTGTTAAACAAACACCTGACCGCGTTCTCGACTAATCTGGATGAAATTCCGGTTGAACGCTTTAACGAGCTGATTAATGAGTTTGAACTGAAACAATTTGATGACTTGTTAGAGGATATCGGTCTCGGTAACCATTCTGCTTTATTGATTGCCCAGAAACTGGTGCATGAATCAACGCCGGATACTGAAGCGCAGGCACTGATGATTGCCGGAACCGAGGGTATGGTGGTGAGCTTTGCCCGTTGTTGTCATCCGATTCCGGGCGATCCGATTCATGGTTATGTCAGTAGTGGTCGCGGCATCATTATTCACCAACGTGGCTGTAAAAATACCTCGCATTTACGCGTGCAAAATGAAAAATGGCTGGATGTGGCCTGGTCGCCTGACGTATCACGTGACTTCCCGGTCGATATTATGATTCATGTGAAAAACCAACGTGGCGTCCTCGCGACGATTGCGGCCGTGGTATCTGAGTCCGATTCCAATATCGACAATGTTGTCGTTGATGAACGTGATGGTGGCTACTCTGATTTACGTCTGACCATCGAAGTAGCCAATCGCCAGCATTTAGCGCGTGTTATTCGCCGCTTACGTCGCCTCGACATGGTAGAAAGAATTACTCGTATTAATTAA
- a CDS encoding RidA family protein, which yields MSREIIHTADAPEAIGTYSQAVKVGDLVYLSGQIPLVPETMTVIEGDFNTQVKRVFDNLSAVAKAAGGSLQDVVKLNIYLTDLSYFGAVNEIMAEYFEQPYPARAAIGVASLPKDVPVEMDAILHLNA from the coding sequence ATGTCTCGCGAAATTATTCATACAGCGGATGCCCCTGAAGCTATTGGCACATACTCACAAGCAGTAAAAGTGGGTGATTTGGTTTACCTGTCAGGACAGATTCCATTGGTACCCGAAACAATGACTGTTATCGAAGGTGACTTTAATACACAGGTTAAACGTGTGTTTGATAATTTGTCTGCGGTAGCTAAAGCGGCTGGTGGTAGTTTGCAGGATGTGGTGAAGTTGAATATCTACCTGACCGACTTGAGCTATTTCGGTGCCGTGAATGAAATTATGGCGGAATATTTTGAACAGCCTTACCCAGCACGTGCAGCGATCGGCGTAGCTTCTTTACCAAAAGATGTGCCTGTGGAAATGGATGCAATTCTGCATCTTAATGCGTAA
- a CDS encoding chorismate--pyruvate lyase family protein, with protein sequence MKHWTNWLPARKPSLPYDLREWLTDSGSLTKRLQSVSEQAVNVELLHYDWHAALPEESLFLQQPFRRIQLEREVLLCDGDRPEIYARTIIPQSTYQVLPSRFDNLGTKPLGQMLFDEPTLSRSDIQVACLTSQHWLYQLATEWLNIRPDILWARRSCFYLNGNPVLVCEIFLPSEKWSHV encoded by the coding sequence ATGAAGCATTGGACAAACTGGCTGCCAGCTCGTAAGCCATCATTACCGTATGACTTACGCGAGTGGCTGACGGATAGCGGATCACTGACCAAGCGTCTGCAATCTGTCAGCGAGCAAGCAGTGAATGTCGAGTTATTACATTATGACTGGCATGCCGCCTTGCCTGAAGAAAGCCTGTTTCTTCAGCAACCATTTCGGCGTATTCAATTGGAGCGAGAGGTTTTATTGTGTGATGGCGACAGACCGGAAATTTATGCCCGAACGATTATTCCTCAATCCACCTATCAAGTCTTGCCGTCTCGGTTCGATAACCTAGGTACAAAACCATTAGGTCAGATGTTATTTGATGAGCCAACATTAAGCCGAAGTGATATTCAGGTCGCGTGCTTAACGTCGCAGCATTGGTTGTATCAATTAGCGACCGAGTGGTTGAATATTCGTCCTGATATTTTATGGGCAAGACGGTCATGTTTTTACTTGAATGGGAACCCAGTACTTGTGTGTGAGATATTTCTGCCATCAGAAAAATGGAGTCATGTGTGA
- the ubiA gene encoding 4-hydroxybenzoate octaprenyltransferase codes for MSKVQQRIMPYIQLMRLDRPIGILLLLWPTLSALWIAAEGIPDLTVLVVFILGVILMRSAGCAINDFADREIDGSVWRTQNRPLATGELTARQAVYVFIGMALVAFILVSLLNSLTIWLSLGGVFLAATYPFMKRYTYFPQIYLGMAFGWAIPMAFAAQTNTVPVMAWLLFLANIIWTTMYDTFYAMADREDDLLAGVKSTAVLFGDDDLIIQGIMQVAYIVVMVLVGLQLEMSFIFYLGLCLASALFVYQQFLAKDRQPQRCLQAFLNNNWVGLIIFISLVIHYSILSVGK; via the coding sequence GTGAGCAAGGTTCAACAACGTATCATGCCTTATATCCAGTTGATGCGACTGGACAGACCGATTGGCATTTTACTTTTGTTATGGCCAACATTATCGGCATTGTGGATTGCTGCAGAAGGCATACCTGATCTCACGGTGTTAGTCGTGTTCATCTTAGGTGTGATTTTAATGCGTTCAGCAGGCTGTGCGATTAATGATTTTGCCGACAGGGAAATAGATGGCAGTGTCTGGCGAACACAAAACCGTCCTCTGGCGACGGGAGAGTTAACGGCCAGACAAGCGGTGTATGTCTTTATAGGCATGGCCTTGGTGGCCTTTATTCTGGTGTCCTTACTGAATAGCTTGACCATCTGGTTATCGTTGGGTGGTGTCTTTCTGGCTGCGACTTACCCGTTCATGAAACGCTACACCTATTTCCCTCAGATTTATCTGGGCATGGCATTTGGTTGGGCGATTCCCATGGCATTTGCAGCACAGACGAATACGGTTCCGGTGATGGCCTGGTTATTGTTTCTGGCTAATATTATCTGGACAACGATGTACGACACATTTTATGCGATGGCAGACAGGGAAGATGATCTGTTGGCTGGGGTCAAATCAACAGCCGTGTTATTTGGTGATGATGACCTGATTATTCAGGGCATTATGCAAGTCGCCTATATCGTGGTGATGGTATTAGTCGGCCTGCAATTAGAGATGAGCTTTATTTTTTATTTGGGGTTGTGTCTGGCTAGTGCCCTGTTTGTCTATCAACAGTTTTTGGCAAAAGATCGACAGCCACAACGCTGTTTACAAGCATTTTTAAATAATAACTGGGTTGGATTGATTATTTTTATCAGTCTGGTCATTCATTACAGTATTTTGTCGGTGGGCAAATGA
- a CDS encoding potassium channel family protein has translation MLLTTFVINTFVFVSTILIHYETLYQLAKRLPALHIIHRYRVLLAVMVVMVAHIVEIWLFAIAYYLMIQVDGFGTLMGNIDSSLLDCSYFSFTTYTTLGFGDIEPTGYVRFLTGLESLTGLVMITWSASFVFLEMQKYWPKR, from the coding sequence ATGTTACTTACGACGTTTGTCATCAATACTTTTGTTTTTGTCAGCACCATACTCATCCACTACGAAACACTTTACCAGCTAGCTAAGCGCCTCCCTGCCTTGCATATTATTCATCGTTATCGTGTTTTACTAGCGGTGATGGTGGTGATGGTGGCTCATATCGTTGAGATTTGGCTATTTGCTATCGCTTATTACCTGATGATACAGGTTGATGGTTTCGGCACGCTGATGGGAAATATTGATTCCAGCTTGCTTGATTGTAGTTATTTTTCTTTCACCACTTATACCACGCTGGGTTTTGGCGATATCGAACCGACGGGTTATGTCCGCTTTTTAACCGGACTGGAGTCACTGACAGGATTAGTGATGATTACTTGGTCCGCCTCTTTTGTATTTCTGGAGATGCAAAAATACTGGCCAAAACGCTAA
- the rpoZ gene encoding DNA-directed RNA polymerase subunit omega: protein MARTTVEDCLENVDNRFQLVLVASKRAREIAMGDDAMVSIDNDKPTVLALREIAAGLVGREILEKTNAREHAAESIVSDEELQTEE from the coding sequence ATGGCTCGTACTACTGTTGAAGATTGTTTAGAAAATGTTGATAACCGTTTCCAATTAGTCCTGGTTGCTTCAAAACGTGCTCGTGAAATCGCCATGGGTGATGACGCTATGGTCAGCATTGATAATGACAAACCTACTGTTCTAGCGTTACGTGAGATTGCTGCAGGTTTAGTTGGTCGTGAAATTCTCGAAAAGACCAATGCCCGTGAACATGCTGCTGAAAGCATCGTCAGTGACGAAGAATTACAAACGGAAGAATAA